One stretch of Anguilla anguilla isolate fAngAng1 chromosome 5, fAngAng1.pri, whole genome shotgun sequence DNA includes these proteins:
- the tmem187 gene encoding transmembrane protein 187 — translation MKIALLHVTIPLVLCVLIATSGIFSSVQVDLTYDHYAERTVDYLPAFLAMPFNSLVNLGYIAMGIYWLLQRAGDQEDKNTAYVKDVFTVMAITYAPVQWVRLATLSRLPAVLDQWFTLPIFAWVPVWCRFITHGWQPRHALAVELCSMFSYALALVHDRGFEVALGCHVALAVTEGVRAQRRFGDPLSRRYLALAMLTCCGFVALKLLDHPLAQYRVFQRLTGHFWSKVCDIYQFHFSFCFLTRLTRLAQRREE, via the coding sequence ATGAAAATAGCGCTGTTACACGTAACAATCCCCCTCGTACTTTGCGTTTTAATAGCTACCAGCGGGATATTCAGCTCTGTTCAAGTAGACTTGACCTATGACCACTATGCCGAGAGAACGGTGGATTATCTTCCTGCCTTCTTGGCAATGCCATTTAACTCCCTGGTCAACTTGGGATACATCGCAATGGGAATTTATTGGCTACTTCAGCGTGCAGGAGATCAAGAGGACAAGAACACTGCTTATGTGAAAGACGTGTTCACTGTCATGGCAATAACATACGCGCCGGTACAGTGGGTCCGGCTTGCAACCCTGAGTCGGCTGCCTGCTGTTTTGGACCAGTGGTTCACGCTACCCATTTTCGCGTGGGTGCCAGTTTGGTGTCGGTTCATTACGCACGGATGGCAGCCGCGCCACGCGCTGGCTGTGGAGCTCTGCTCTATGTTCAGCTACGCTTTGGCTCTGGTTCACGACCGCGGGTTCGAGGTGGCTCTCGGCTGTCACGTGGCCCTTGCGGTGACCGAAGGCGTCCGGGCTCAGCGGCGCTTTGGGGACCCTCTCTCCCGGCGGTACTTGGCCCTGGCGATGCTAACCTGCTGTGGATTCGTAGCCCTGAAGCTGCTAGACCACCCCCTGGCACAATACCGGGTTTTTCAGCGCCTCACGGGACATTTCTGGTCCAAAGTGTGCGACATTTACCAGTTTCACTTCAGTTTCTGCTTCCTCACGCGCCTCACGAGACTGGCACAGCGGCGCGAAGAGTAG